The following are encoded in a window of Bos indicus isolate NIAB-ARS_2022 breed Sahiwal x Tharparkar chromosome 7, NIAB-ARS_B.indTharparkar_mat_pri_1.0, whole genome shotgun sequence genomic DNA:
- the CBARP gene encoding voltage-dependent calcium channel beta subunit-associated regulatory protein isoform X1 yields MGTWRSDLSRWGLPRGSPSTTTLLIMQPTATMATAAAATTTATVALTTTWDNATDRPTAEPGPILDSYLLLMVVMALFVGGALAVLSGALLLCRRCWEAHRRLHRAPEEAEKTTTTYLDNGAHPTQDPEFRGEDPEGQDTETQRFLSTSSTGRRVSFNEAALFEQSRKAQDKGRRYTLTEGDFHHLKNARLTHLHLPPLKIVTIHECDSGEASATATPHSTVVPKASLAIFQPPGKALTGRSVGPSSALPGDPYNSAVGPANFGISPSASSDSGEGSSLDTGARSAKPGVQGAAAGPGEAGPGSGAGPVLQFFTRLRRHASLDGASPYFKVKKWKLEPSQRASSLDTRGSPKRHHFQRQRAASESMEQEEGDAPHVDFIQYIASAGDTMVFPSPRPFLASPTSPPPSLGRLEAAEEVGAAGGASPESPLERGIIAGPEQLQDSDGERDAGLEQAPTIYRDIWSLRASLELHAAASSDHSSSGNDRDSVRSGDSSGSGSGGAAPVFPPPSPPPTPMPRPADGETGGPRKLLQMDSGYASIEGRGVGDDGPPSAPEKRSSFTSAGREATVGCSFESPAPETPVRPRSPRAWPRRAPRRDYSIDEKTDALFHEFLRHDPHFDDALSATARHRARAHPHPHARKQWQQRGRQHSDPGARAAPPTPSTAQSGAPRPARAPLRRGDSVDCPPDGRAGDDPATSSIPVIEEEPGGGCPGSGLCAGTPGALLDKLAASLDDRLFPPRLAQPVAVAPALATAAPTSPDHSPV; encoded by the exons ATGGGGACATGGAGGTCTGATCTGAGCCGGTGGGGGCTGCCTCGTGGCTCCCCCAGCACCACCACTCT CCTCATCATGCAGCCCACGGCCACCATGGCCACGGCCGCCGCTGCCACCACCACCGCCACGGTTGCCCTGACCACGACGTGGGACAACGCCACGGATCGCCCTACA GCAGAGCCTGGCCCAATCCTGGACAGCTATCtgctgctgatggtggtgatggcgcTCTTTGTCGGGGGCGCCCTCGCGGTGCTGTCGGGTGCGCTTCTGCTCTGCAGGCGCTGCTGGGAGGCGCACCGACGCCTCCACAG AGccccagaggaagcagagaagacCACCACCACCTACCTGGACAACGGTGCCCACCCCACCCAAG ACCCCGAGTTCAGGGGGGAGGATCCGGAGGGTCAGGACACCGAGACCCAGCGCTTCTTGTCCACCAGCTCCACCGGCCGCCGGGTGTCCTTCAATGAAGCAGCCCTGTTTGAGCAGAGTCGGAAGGCGCAGGACAAGGGCCGCCG GTACACCCTGACGGAGGGGGACTTCCACCACCTGAAGAATGCCCGCCTCACCCACCTGCACCTGCCGCCCCTCAAGATCGTCACCATTCACGAGTGTGACTCTGGTGAGGCCAGTGCAACTGCCACACCACACTCCACGGTTGTCCCCAAGGCCAGCCTTGCCATATTCCAG CCCCCGGGGAAGGCCCTCACCGGCCGCTCCGTGGGCCCCAGCTCCGCCCTGCCAGGTGACCCCTACAACTCGGCCGTGGGCCCTGCCAACTTCGGGATCAGCCCCTCGGCCTCCAGTGACTCCGGGGAAGGCAGCTCG CTGGACACTGGGGCCAGGAGCGCCAAGCCTGGTGTGCAGGGGGCTgcagcagggcctggggaggcGGGCCCAGGCTCTGGGGCAGGCCCCGTCCTGCAGTTCTTCACCCGCCTGAGGCGCCATGCTAGCCTGGACGGGGCCAGCCCCTATTTCAAGGTCAAGAAATGGAAACTGGAGCCCAGCCAGCGGGCATCCAGTCTGGACACAAGAG GCTCCCCCAAGCGACACCACTTCCAGCGGCAGCGGGCAGCCAGTGAGAGCAtggagcaggaggaaggggatgCCCCCCACGTGGACTTCATCCAGTACATTGCCAGCGCGGGTGACACCATGGTCTTCCCAAGCCCCCGCCCCTTTCTGGCCAGCCCCACCAGCCCGCCCCCCAGTCTCGGCAG GCTAGAGGCAGCCGAGGAGGTGGGCGCCGCAGGTGGAGCGAGCCCTGAGTCCCCCCTAGAGCGTGGCATCATCGCGGGGCCTGAACAGCTACAAGACTCAGATGGAGAGCGAGACGCGGGGCTCGAGCAGGCCCCGACCATCTACCGCGATATCTGGAGTTTGCGCGCCTCGCTCGAGCTGCACGCGGCTGCCTCTTCAGACCACAGCAGCAGCGGCAACGACCGTGACTCGGTGCGCAGTGGCGACAGCTCGGGCTCGGGCTCCGGGGGCGCCGCACCCGTCTTTCCACCGCCCTCGCCGCCACCCACACCCATGCCGCGGCCGGCGGATGGAGAGACGGGCGGACCACGCAAGCTGCTGCAGATGGACAGCGGCTATGCCAGCATCGAAGGCCGCGGTGTGGGGGATGATGGGCCCCCTAGCGCGCCCGAGAAGCGCTCCTCCTTTACGAGTGCAGGCCGCGAGGCCACCGTGGGCTGCAGCTTCGAGAGCCCCGCACCAGAGACACCCGTCCGTCCCCGCAGCCCGCGTGCCTGGCCTCGCCGCGCTCCGCGCCGCGACTACAGCATCGATGAGAAGACAGACGCGCTGTTCCACGAGTTTCTACGCCACGACCCGCACTTCGACGACGCCCTGTCTGCCACAGCACGCCATAGGGCGCGCGCGCACCCGCACCCTCATGCACGCAAGCAGTGGCAGCAGCGGGGCCGGCAGCACAGCGACCCTGGAGCACGCGctgcgccccccaccccatccacgGCCCAATCTGGTGCCCCCCGCCCCGCGCGCGCACCCCTGCGCCGCGGAGACAGTGTCGACTGCCCGCCCGACGGCAGAGCAGGTGATGACCCGGCCACGTCCTCCATCCCCGTCATCGAGGAGGAGCCCGGTGGTGGATGCCCGGGGTCCGGCCTGTGCGCTGGGACCCCGGGTGCGCTGCTGGACAAGCTGGCGGCCAGCCTCGACGACAGGCTCTTCCCACCGCGGCTGGCCCAGCCGGTCGCCGTGGCCCCTGCGTTGGCCACGGCCGCGCCCACGTCCCCTGACCACAGCCCGGTCTAA